A region of Thermovibrio ammonificans HB-1 DNA encodes the following proteins:
- the pyrF gene encoding orotidine-5'-phosphate decarboxylase, whose protein sequence is MKPELIVALDFDSKEKALKLVEELGSSVKHYKVGLELFSRAGTEAVKELSKLGKKVFLDLKYHDIPNTVKSAAKVAIEAGVFMYNLHALGGFELMKQVAEFNAEYAEKIGVAKPLVIAITVLTSMKEEDLKEVGIERSVNEEVLKLAELAKRAGLNGVVCSAKEVRLIKENLGEDFLTVTPGIRPTWAAANDQKRVVTPKMAKALGTDFIVIGRPITKAENPKKTAERILKETKS, encoded by the coding sequence GTGAAACCCGAGTTGATAGTTGCCCTCGACTTTGACTCAAAGGAAAAAGCTCTGAAGCTGGTTGAAGAGCTGGGAAGCTCCGTCAAGCACTACAAGGTAGGACTGGAACTCTTCTCAAGGGCCGGAACCGAAGCGGTTAAAGAGCTATCTAAACTGGGTAAAAAAGTCTTTCTCGACCTCAAATACCACGATATTCCAAATACCGTAAAGTCTGCAGCAAAAGTTGCCATAGAGGCCGGAGTATTCATGTACAACCTCCACGCCCTCGGGGGCTTTGAGCTTATGAAACAGGTGGCCGAGTTTAACGCCGAATACGCAGAGAAAATCGGAGTAGCAAAACCGTTAGTTATAGCGATAACCGTACTTACCAGCATGAAGGAAGAAGACTTAAAAGAGGTGGGTATAGAGCGCAGCGTAAACGAAGAGGTTTTAAAACTGGCAGAACTTGCCAAGAGGGCAGGCCTCAACGGCGTGGTCTGCTCCGCCAAAGAGGTCCGTTTAATTAAGGAGAACTTGGGGGAAGATTTCCTAACTGTTACTCCCGGAATAAGGCCTACCTGGGCTGCTGCAAACGACCAGAAAAGAGTGGTAACCCCGAAAATGGCAAAAGCGCTCGGAACAGATTTCATAGTAATAGGAAGACCAATAACTAAGGCGGAAAACCCCAAAAAGACGGCAGAACGTATCCTTAAGGAGACCAAAAGTTAA